One genomic window of Comamonas serinivorans includes the following:
- a CDS encoding acyl carrier protein, with the protein MSTLQELQALIQDKFDIDAAAIDPQESLREKGLDSLTIVEFVFDVEDRYKISLPDQSDDIETLQGLANAVDKALAEKAASEGQG; encoded by the coding sequence ATGAGCACGCTTCAAGAACTTCAGGCCCTGATCCAGGACAAATTCGACATCGACGCCGCCGCCATCGATCCCCAGGAATCGCTGCGCGAGAAGGGCCTGGACTCGCTGACCATCGTGGAGTTCGTGTTCGACGTGGAAGACCGCTACAAGATCTCGCTGCCCGACCAGAGTGACGACATCGAGACGCTGCAAGGCCTGGCCAACGCCGTGGACAAGGCCCTGGCCGAGAAGGCCGCCAGCGAAGGGCAAGGTTGA
- a CDS encoding phosphatase PAP2 family protein: MDSSWTADLGQRLRRLFWLKLIGTTTWTWLFFVGYFELLRNPTGPVHLVPLTPLDHWVSFQGWALVPYLSLWVYVGVAPGLLRDFRSLFAYGLWSGALCLTGLALFALWPTQIPALGVPADAPALMAVLKGVDAAGNACPSMHVAISMFTAAWVAHLLRRIGAPGWLAALNWLWFVAIAYSTLAVRQHVVLDVLAGAALGAVYAWASLRWHPRPD, from the coding sequence ATGGATTCTTCCTGGACCGCTGACCTGGGTCAGCGCCTGCGCCGCCTGTTCTGGCTCAAGCTGATTGGCACCACCACCTGGACCTGGCTGTTTTTCGTGGGTTATTTCGAGTTGCTGCGCAACCCGACCGGGCCCGTGCACCTGGTGCCGCTGACGCCACTGGACCACTGGGTGAGCTTTCAGGGCTGGGCGCTGGTGCCGTACCTCTCGCTGTGGGTCTACGTGGGCGTGGCGCCGGGGTTGTTGCGCGACTTCCGCAGCCTGTTCGCCTACGGCCTGTGGTCGGGCGCCTTGTGCCTCACCGGGCTGGCGCTGTTCGCCCTCTGGCCCACCCAGATTCCGGCGCTGGGCGTGCCGGCCGACGCGCCGGCGCTGATGGCCGTGCTCAAGGGCGTGGATGCGGCCGGCAACGCCTGCCCGTCCATGCACGTCGCCATCTCGATGTTCACCGCGGCCTGGGTCGCGCACCTGCTGCGCCGCATCGGGGCGCCGGGCTGGCTGGCGGCCCTCAACTGGCTGTGGTTCGTGGCCATCGCCTACTCGACGCTGGCGGTGCGCCAGCACGTGGTGCTGGACGTGCTGGCCGGCGCGGCGCTGGGTGCGGTGTACGCCTGGGCATCGCTGCGCTGGCACCCGCGGCCCGACTGA
- a CDS encoding beta-ketoacyl-[acyl-carrier-protein] synthase family protein — MAGVAITGLGVISPHGQDLDTLMAAVLRGESAIRPVFPELAKPAAAATIAFDPSPWLSKLQLVGLDRVSQMAVAAASLAVQDAGGLGDVAPERIGVYGGCGMGGAVALENAYRGGMGGNGRVPPLTIPAFMPSAPASHVAMRHGAKGPVLTYSMACASGAAALAEAAKAVALGEVDVAIAGGAEALIVPGVVLAWQAMMTLAAFDAGEAARCVRPFAQARSGFALGEGAAFVVLESAERAAARGARSHARLAGWGHSCDATHLTKPDAEGQARALRAALRQAGLQPADIGYCNAHGTATRAGDVVEWQALQQVWGDALPGLKVSSTKALHGHLLGAAGALEAVITIGALVRGQLPPNVNGPVAGDNAGASAQPGTDRATAAAGEPAGGEDLSRLSPNDPDCPLNLVQLGDQAAPDVRAAVSSSFAFGGSNVALVFERA; from the coding sequence ATGGCAGGCGTTGCCATCACCGGCCTGGGCGTCATCTCGCCGCATGGGCAGGACCTCGACACCCTGATGGCCGCCGTGCTGCGCGGCGAGTCGGCCATCCGCCCCGTGTTTCCCGAGCTGGCCAAGCCGGCGGCGGCCGCCACCATCGCGTTCGATCCGTCGCCCTGGCTCAGCAAGCTGCAGCTGGTCGGGCTAGACCGCGTGAGCCAGATGGCCGTGGCGGCGGCCTCGCTGGCGGTGCAGGACGCGGGCGGACTCGGTGACGTGGCGCCCGAACGCATCGGCGTGTATGGCGGCTGCGGCATGGGCGGCGCCGTGGCGCTGGAAAACGCCTACCGCGGCGGCATGGGCGGCAACGGCCGCGTGCCGCCGCTGACCATCCCCGCCTTCATGCCCAGCGCGCCCGCGTCGCACGTGGCCATGCGGCATGGCGCCAAAGGGCCGGTGCTCACCTATTCGATGGCCTGCGCCTCGGGCGCAGCGGCGCTGGCCGAGGCCGCCAAGGCCGTGGCCCTGGGCGAGGTCGACGTCGCCATCGCCGGTGGCGCCGAGGCGCTGATCGTGCCGGGCGTGGTGCTGGCCTGGCAGGCCATGATGACCCTGGCCGCGTTTGACGCGGGCGAGGCCGCGCGCTGTGTGCGGCCCTTTGCCCAGGCGCGCAGTGGCTTTGCGCTGGGCGAGGGCGCGGCTTTCGTCGTGCTCGAGTCGGCCGAGCGGGCCGCCGCCCGGGGCGCGCGCAGCCATGCGCGCCTGGCCGGCTGGGGCCACAGCTGCGACGCCACCCACCTGACCAAGCCCGATGCCGAGGGCCAGGCCCGCGCCTTGCGCGCCGCCCTGCGCCAGGCTGGGCTGCAGCCCGCCGACATCGGCTACTGCAACGCACACGGCACGGCCACGCGCGCGGGCGACGTGGTCGAGTGGCAGGCCCTGCAGCAGGTCTGGGGCGATGCCTTACCCGGTCTGAAGGTGAGCAGCACCAAGGCCCTGCACGGCCACCTGCTGGGCGCGGCCGGCGCACTCGAAGCCGTCATCACCATAGGCGCGCTGGTGCGCGGCCAGCTGCCGCCCAACGTCAATGGCCCTGTGGCTGGCGACAACGCCGGCGCGTCGGCCCAGCCCGGGACGGACCGCGCCACCGCCGCAGCGGGCGAGCCCGCGGGGGGCGAGGACCTTTCCCGGCTGAGCCCCAACGACCCCGACTGCCCCTTGAACCTGGTGCAACTCGGCGATCAGGCGGCACCCGATGTGCGCGCGGCGGTCAGCAGCTCGTTCGCCTTTGGCGGCAGCAACGTGGCCTTGGTGTTCGAACGCGCCTGA
- the cobO gene encoding cob(I)yrinic acid a,c-diamide adenosyltransferase, protein MQIETPPVDRDVPKPDGERRGLILVNTGNGKGKSTAAFGLALRATGRGKAVKIFQFMKVPTARFGEHRMFDKLGLPIVGLGDGFTWKSRDLDQSAELARHGWEQAKAAILSGEFFLVVLDEITYPLIYGWLPLEEVIATLHSRPKDVHVCLTGRRCPQEIVDIADTVTEMTLVKHAFKAGIPAQRGIED, encoded by the coding sequence ATGCAGATTGAAACGCCTCCCGTGGACCGCGACGTGCCCAAGCCCGATGGCGAGCGCCGTGGCCTCATCCTGGTGAACACCGGCAACGGCAAAGGCAAGAGCACCGCGGCCTTCGGCCTGGCCCTGCGCGCCACTGGCCGGGGCAAGGCCGTGAAGATCTTCCAGTTCATGAAGGTGCCCACGGCCCGTTTTGGCGAACACCGCATGTTCGACAAGCTGGGCCTGCCCATCGTCGGCCTGGGCGACGGCTTCACCTGGAAGAGCCGCGACCTGGACCAGTCGGCCGAGCTGGCGCGCCACGGCTGGGAACAGGCCAAGGCCGCCATCCTGAGCGGCGAGTTCTTCCTCGTCGTGCTCGACGAAATCACCTACCCGCTGATCTACGGCTGGCTGCCGCTCGAGGAGGTGATCGCCACGCTGCACAGCCGGCCCAAGGACGTGCACGTCTGCCTGACGGGCCGCCGCTGCCCACAGGAGATCGTGGACATCGCCGACACCGTGACCGAGATGACGCTGGTCAAGCACGCCTTCAAGGCCGGCATCCCCGCGCAGCGCGGCATCGAGGATTGA